The Longimicrobium sp. genome contains the following window.
CAGTGGGCGATCGAGCGCAAGCGCGCGACGGGGGAGGAGCCAGTGCCCGGTGCCGATTGCCAAGTGCCCAGTGGTGCGGGGAGGAGTGGGGTGCCTCGCCGAAAGTAAGACGGGGCCAGCGCGGAGGCTAGCCCTTATTGAATTGTCTCACACAGAGCCGCGGAGGGGAACTGCAAGAACGACAGAGGGGTTCTCTGTGCCCTCGCCTTCCCCTCTGTGTCTCTGTGTGAGGCTTTTCTCTCCCGTTCGGACGAAAAAAAGGGGGGATGCCGAACGATCCGGCATCCCCCGCACTAACGCACTCACGCACTCACGCACTTCCTTACGCCAGCCTCGGCTTCAACCCCTCCACCCCGATCGAGGGGCGGTCCTTGATGGCGGGCGGGGACGACGGGAGGTCCGGCGGGCCGTAAGTCGGCTCCGGGCGCATGGGCGGGAGCTCCTGGCCGGCGACCAGGATGTCGATCTCCTCGCGGCCCAGCGTCTCGCGCTCCAGGAGGGCCACGGCCATGCGGTCCAGCAGGTCGCGGTGCTCGGTGATGGTGACGCGGGCGCGCTCCAGCGCCTCGTTCAGCACCCGCAATACCTCGGCGTCCACCAGCTCCGCCATCTTCTCCGACACCTCGCGGCGCTGCCCGAAGTCGCGGCCCAGGAAGACCTCCTGGCTGTTCTCGGTGATGGCCACCGGGCCCACCGCGTCCGAGAGGCCCCACTGCGTCACGTACCGCCGCGCCACGCCGGTGGCGCGCTGGATGTCGCTCGACGCGCCGGTGGTCACCCGCTCGCGCCCGAACACCAGCTCCTCCGCGATGCGGCCGCCGTAGCACATGGCGAGCTGCGCCTCCAGCTCCTGCCGCGTCACCGACACGCGGTCGTCCTCCGGCAGCGTGAAGGCGAGGCCCAGAGCGCGGCCGCGGGGGACGATGGTCAGCTTGTGGAGCGGGTCGTTGCCCTTGATCTTGAGCGCGCACACCGCGTGGCCCGCCTCGTGGAAGGCCGTCAGCCGGCGCTCCTCCTCGCGCATCACCAGCGAGCGGCGCTCGGCGCCCAGCATCACCTTGTCCTTGGCGTCCTCAAGGTCCGCCATGAACACCATGTCGCGGTTGCGGCGGGCGGCCAGCAGGGCGCCTTCGTTCACCAGGTTGGCGAGGTCCGCGCCCACCATCCCCGGCGTGCCGCGGGCCAGCACCGGCACGCTCACGTCCGGCGCCGTGGGGATCTTGCGCAGGTGCACGCGCAGGATCGCCTCGCGCCCCTTTACGTCCGGCGCGTCCACCACCACCTGGCGGTCGAAGCGGCCCGGGCGCAGCAGCGCCGGGTCCAGCACGTCCGGACGGTTGGTGGCCGCGACCAGAATCACGCCGTCGTTGGCCTCGAAGCCGTCCATCTCCACCAGCAGCTGGTTGAGCGTCTGCTCGCGCTCGTCGTGTCCGCCGCCCAGACCGGCGCCGCGGTGCCGGCCCACGGCGTCGATCTCGTCGATGAAGATGATGCACGGCGCGTGGCTCTTCCCCTGCTCGAACAGGTCGCGCACGCGGGACGCGCCCACGCCCACGAACATCTCCACGAAGTCCGAGCCGGACATCGAGAAGAAGGGCCGCCCCGCCTCGCCCGCCACGGCGCGCGCCAGCAGCGTCTTGCCGGTCCCGGGGGGCCCGACGAGGAGCGCGCCCTTGGGGATGCGCCCGCCCAGCCGCGAGAAGCGCTTGGGGTCCTTGAGGAACTCGACGATCTCCTGCAGCTCGAACTTGGCCTCCACCGCGCCGGCCACGTCCTCGAACGTCACGCGCGGCGTGTCGCCCGTCAGGAGCTTGGCCTTGCTCTTCCCGAACTGGAAGG
Protein-coding sequences here:
- the ftsH gene encoding ATP-dependent zinc metalloprotease FtsH, which encodes MAERDNGSPKPPSRWGRATRTATFWAAIVLVSIALVSLNSGRAAPTAKIDYTELRKQIAAGNVVEAQFVGETELHGKTRTPLQTGRGTAANQFTLRLPPDASEALLTEMNTAGIKIGATEPNMDWGVTLLKALPWLLLIGFWVFIFRQMQSSGNKAFQFGKSKAKLLTGDTPRVTFEDVAGAVEAKFELQEIVEFLKDPKRFSRLGGRIPKGALLVGPPGTGKTLLARAVAGEAGRPFFSMSGSDFVEMFVGVGASRVRDLFEQGKSHAPCIIFIDEIDAVGRHRGAGLGGGHDEREQTLNQLLVEMDGFEANDGVILVAATNRPDVLDPALLRPGRFDRQVVVDAPDVKGREAILRVHLRKIPTAPDVSVPVLARGTPGMVGADLANLVNEGALLAARRNRDMVFMADLEDAKDKVMLGAERRSLVMREEERRLTAFHEAGHAVCALKIKGNDPLHKLTIVPRGRALGLAFTLPEDDRVSVTRQELEAQLAMCYGGRIAEELVFGRERVTTGASSDIQRATGVARRYVTQWGLSDAVGPVAITENSQEVFLGRDFGQRREVSEKMAELVDAEVLRVLNEALERARVTITEHRDLLDRMAVALLERETLGREEIDILVAGQELPPMRPEPTYGPPDLPSSPPAIKDRPSIGVEGLKPRLA